Proteins found in one Epinephelus fuscoguttatus linkage group LG4, E.fuscoguttatus.final_Chr_v1 genomic segment:
- the ribc2 gene encoding RIB43A-like with coiled-coils protein 2, with protein sequence MINIDLLSDRVAKASLQRRRNKETERRERIFNDKERTIGVDKEALNMQMKEREKRERAEKDEQKTYDADMLHNSKVACLLHNRQEKEKRVMEKAIVNFRHQYQQPWTQREFDLNDPDRCRKTDPGDAQMILPGLVGEDPGSESRRQRQREQLREWLVQQQSERAAERQQQKLEEEQYDQSREDMDSKALQLQSIEMERRKAATIATKEYNLAMIEEKRRQEGEQMTSADVEPTLGMVGVPGLCPSSDRRTPPESLQQVVQFQKHQIEERKRIELEKKQEEEQYDRVRLASARTALLIERQQARLNKQLRRHLDSTNVKLAETHKQQKPDIERGGIDNSFFSKFNTCSR encoded by the exons atgattaACATTGACTTACTGTCAGACCGTGTCGCTAAGGCGAGTCTGCAGAGGCGTCGTAACAAAGAGACTGAAAGACGAGAGAGGATTTTTAACGACAAAGAGAGGACGATAGGG GTTGACAAGGAAGCATTAAACATGCAAAtgaaagaaagggagaaaagagaaaggGCTGAAAAAGATGAACAAAAAACTTATG ATGCTGATATGCTCCATAACAGCAAAGTAGCTTGCCTCCTCCACAACAGACAAGAGAAGGAGAAGCGTGTAATGGAAAAGGCCATTGTAAACTTCCGGCATCAGTACCAGCAGCCTTGGACTCAGCGGGAGTTTGACCTGAACGATCCAGACCGCTGTAGGAAAACAGACCCAGGTGACGCACAGATGATCCTTCCTGGCCTGGTGGGCGAGGACCCGGGCAGTGAGAGCAGGcggcagagacagagggagcagCTCAGAGAGTGGCTCGTCCAGCAGCAGAGcgagagagcagcagaaagacaacaacaaaagctggAGG AGGAGCAATATGACCAAAGCAGAGAAGACATGGACAGCAAAGCTCTGCAGCTTCAGAGTATtgagatggagaggagaaaagCAGCAACTATAGCCACTAAAGAGTACAATCTGGCCATG ATTGAAGAGAAGCGTCGTCAGGAAGGAGAACAGATGACAAGTGCAGATGTCGAGCCCACCCTGGGCATGGTGGGAGTGCCCGGTCTTTGTCCCAGCAGTGATAGGAGAACCCCTCCGGAGAGTCTGCAGCAGGTCGTCCAGTTCCAGAAACATCAGATAGAGGAGAGAAAG AGGATAGAACTAGAGAAAAAGCAAGAAGAGGAGCAATATGATCGCGTCCGCCTGGCCTCAGCTCGCACAGCTCTGCTGATAGAGCGGCAGCAGGCGAGACTGAACAAGCAGCTGAGACGACACCTGGACAGCACCAACGTCAAGCTGGccgagacacacaaacagca AAAGCCCGACATTGAGAGAGGAGGCATCGACAACAGCTTCTTCTCCAAATTCAACACCTGCAgcagatga
- the ada2a gene encoding adenosine deaminase 2-A, whose translation MAVLLQRPHAAVACLLFLYHLTSVLSIPDPRLREALIKLEASMQTGGQVVLTDAEKRLDAVLFKMKQEEMVRAEFPPALHFFKAKDLIKASPIFSLLQKMPKGGALHIHDLAMVDVEWLVKNVTYRPHCYMCVTDNKSIRFIFSSKEPKALPQCSAWTLLEHLRAKMINVTDLDNSIRANMTLVTDQDPETVYPSQDVIWAKFEEAFLALWGLVTYAPVFRDYYYQGLTEFYVDNVMYLELRALLPEIYELDGSTHDTAWTLKTYQEVTKQFVADHPDFFGARIIFTIHRGVNASVMARTVEKAMKLQKDFPDIMAGFDLVGREDSGRPLWYFRDALSLPAERGVALPFFFHAGETNLEGTEVDQNLLDALLFNTSRIGHGFALLRHPVAKDLSRKQGVALEVCPISNQVMKLVDDMRNHPAAALMLENHPLVISSDDPAVFGATGLSYDFYEAFVGFGGISSHVGSLKQLAINSIRYSSLTPKQQDKALDLWQRRWDKFVSENVF comes from the exons ATGGCAGTTTTACTACAGCGCCCCCACGCAGCTGTGGCCTGTCTGCTCTTCTTGTACCACTTGACCAGTGTCCTGTCCATCCCAGACCCCAGGCTGAGAGAGGCCCTCATAAAGCTGGAGGCCTCCATGCAGACAGGTGGGCAGGTGGTGTTGACTGATGCAGAGAAGCGGCTGGACGCTGTCCTGTTTAAGATGAAGCAGGAGGAGATGGTGAGAGCAGAATTTCCTCCTGCTTTGCACTTCTTCAAAGCGAAGGACCTCATAAAGGCCAGTCCCATCTTCAGCCTGCTCCAGAAGATGCCTAAAG GTGGAGCTCTCCATATCCATGACTTGGCCATGGTAGACGTGGAGTGGCTTGTGAAGAACGTGACCTATCGTCCCCACTGCTACATGTGCGTCACCGACAACAAGTCCATCAGATTCATCTTCTCGTCCAAAGAGCCCAAAGCTCTGCCACAGTGCTCTGCCTGGACCCTGCTGGAACACCTCAGGGCCAAGATGATCAATGTCACAGATCTCGATAACAG CATAAGGGCCAACATGACGCTTGTCACTGATCAGGATCCAGAAACGGTGTACCCCAGTCAGGATGTGATATGGGCTAAGTTTGAGGAGGCCTTCCTTGCACTGTGGGGACTGGTGACATACgctcctgtgttcagagacTATTACTACCAAGGTCTCACCGAGTTCTATGTGGACAACGTCATGTACCTGGAGCTGCGAGCTTTACTCCCAGAG ATATATGAGTTGGATGGCAGCACTCATGACACAGCCTGGACTCTGAAGACCTACCAGGAAGTCACCAAACAGTTCGTAGCAGACCACCCAGACTTCTTTGGAGCAAGAATCATCTTCACAATCCATAG AGGAGTAAATGCATCTGTGATGGCCAGAACTGTGGAGAAGGCTATGAAGCTCCAGAAAGACTTCCCAGATATCATGGCTGGTTTTGACCTG GTGGGCCGCGAGGACAGTGGCAGACCCCTGTGGTACTTTAGAGATGCCTTGTCACTGCCAGCAGAGAGAGGGGTGGCGCTTCCTTTCTTTTTCCATGCTGGAGAGACCA ATCTGGAGGGTACGGAGGTGGACCAGAACCTGTTGGATGCTCTCTTGTTTAACACCTCCCGTATTGGCCATGGCTTTGCTCTGCTCCGACACCCAGTGGCCAAAGACCTATCCAGAAAGCAAGGGGTGGCTCTGGAAGTGTGTCCCATTTCCAACCAG GTGATGAAGCTAGTAGATGATATGCGAAACCACCCAGCAGCTGCACTGATGTTAGAGAACCACCCATTGGTCATCAGCTCTGATGACCCTGCCGTGTTCGGTGCCACTGGACTCTCTTATGACTTCTATGAAGCTTTTGTGGGCTTTGGTGGGATTAGCTCCCATGTAGGCTCCCTCAAACAGCTGGCCATAAACTCTATTAG GTACAGTTCATTGACTCCAAAGCAACAGGACAAAGCCCTGGATCTGTGGCAGAGGAGATGGGATAAGTTTGTCTCTGAGAATGTTTTTTAG